The Candidatus Thermoplasmatota archaeon genome includes a window with the following:
- a CDS encoding copper resistance CopC family protein, protein MLGCPRTLLLLAPLALLLASAVAHAHPQPVDAVPAARGVYTVGPAEARIVFSEAIEPSASLLELDLPNGSRVRLLTQVEGLAASAVLPPLDEGRHVLAWRVLSRVDGHAYEGSHVFAVGNPAVWQPRLAAERDPA, encoded by the coding sequence ATGCTCGGTTGTCCGCGGACCCTGCTCCTGCTCGCGCCGCTGGCGCTGCTCCTTGCTTCGGCGGTCGCGCACGCGCACCCGCAGCCCGTGGACGCCGTGCCGGCCGCGCGCGGCGTGTACACGGTGGGGCCCGCCGAGGCGAGGATCGTCTTCAGCGAAGCGATCGAGCCGTCGGCCTCCCTTCTCGAGCTTGACTTGCCCAACGGATCGCGCGTGCGCCTCTTGACGCAGGTGGAAGGACTGGCCGCGAGCGCGGTCCTGCCCCCGCTCGACGAAGGCCGCCACGTGCTGGCCTGGCGCGTGCTTTCGCGCGTGGACGGACACGCGTACGAAGGCTCCCACGTCTTTGCAGTGGGGAACCCTGCCGTCTGGCAACCGCGCCTGGCCGCGGAGCGCGACCCGGCGG
- a CDS encoding Lrp/AsnC ligand binding domain-containing protein: MTRGPEFERDMSQFYAERTVEAIILLKVDTQKADDIAGRLAELKNIQHAYLVTGEDDIVVKTSFGSYKELKDFIIKILAPIEGIEDTKTMMIVTTYKENGKRNE, translated from the coding sequence ATGACCCGGGGACCCGAGTTCGAACGGGACATGTCGCAATTCTACGCGGAGCGCACCGTGGAAGCCATCATTCTGCTCAAGGTGGACACCCAGAAGGCCGACGACATCGCCGGCCGCCTGGCCGAACTCAAGAACATCCAGCACGCCTACCTCGTCACGGGCGAGGACGACATCGTCGTGAAGACGAGCTTTGGGAGCTACAAGGAGCTCAAGGACTTCATCATCAAGATCCTGGCCCCGATCGAAGGGATCGAGGACACGAAGACGATGATGATCGTCACGACGTACAAGGAGAACGGGAAACGGAACGAGTAG